One Setaria italica strain Yugu1 chromosome II, Setaria_italica_v2.0, whole genome shotgun sequence DNA segment encodes these proteins:
- the LOC101783845 gene encoding cysteine-rich receptor-like protein kinase 10 isoform X2, with amino-acid sequence MKNSSILSLFVLVATAPLAAAAAVWSSVSCGSDGSYTANSTYEANLHHLAAVVPAEAAAAHRFDTYHIFGYWPNRLQADWSCQSSGSDCAACIADAFKQVELECPFHREAFFFGGNCTLRLTEYRILDDDVFGTTPLYLEINR; translated from the coding sequence ATGAAGAATTCCTCCATACTTTCGCTCTTCGTCCTCGTTGCCActgcgccgctcgccgccgccgccgccgtgtggtCTAGCGTATCATGCGGCAGCGACGGCAGCTACACGGCCAACAGCACCTACGAAGCCAACCTCCACCACCTGGCGGCCGTCGTCCCGGCCGAGGCAGCCGCCGCACACCGCTTTGACACGTACCATATCTTTGGGTACTGGCCCAACCGGTTGCAAGCGGACTGGAGCTGCCAGAGCAGCGGCAGCGACTGCGCCGCCTGCATCGCTGACGCCTTCAAGCAGGTGGAGCTCGAGTGCCCGTTCCACAGGGAGGCCTTCTTCTTCGGTGGCAACTGCACTCTCCGTCTTACCGAGTACCGTATTCTCGACGACGATGTCTTCG
- the LOC101783845 gene encoding cysteine-rich receptor-like protein kinase 10 isoform X1: MKNSSILSLFVLVATAPLAAAAAVWSSVSCGSDGSYTANSTYEANLHHLAAVVPAEAAAAHRFDTYHIFGYWPNRLQADWSCQSSGSDCAACIADAFKQVELECPFHREAFFFGGNCTLRLTEYRILDDDVFAMNPLAMGMIFQAFGLACLFLLFLRAWRHDIKKGTIMHHTPLSGDQ; the protein is encoded by the exons ATGAAGAATTCCTCCATACTTTCGCTCTTCGTCCTCGTTGCCActgcgccgctcgccgccgccgccgccgtgtggtCTAGCGTATCATGCGGCAGCGACGGCAGCTACACGGCCAACAGCACCTACGAAGCCAACCTCCACCACCTGGCGGCCGTCGTCCCGGCCGAGGCAGCCGCCGCACACCGCTTTGACACGTACCATATCTTTGGGTACTGGCCCAACCGGTTGCAAGCGGACTGGAGCTGCCAGAGCAGCGGCAGCGACTGCGCCGCCTGCATCGCTGACGCCTTCAAGCAGGTGGAGCTCGAGTGCCCGTTCCACAGGGAGGCCTTCTTCTTCGGTGGCAACTGCACTCTCCGTCTTACCGAGTACCGTATTCTCGACGACGATGTCTTCG CGATGAACCCTCTGGCTATGGGGATGATATTTCAAGCATTTGGGCTTGCATGTCTTTTCCTCTTGTTTCTAAGGGCTTGGCGGCATGATATTAAAAAAGGCACAATCAT